In one window of Microbacterium natoriense DNA:
- the modA gene encoding molybdate ABC transporter substrate-binding protein, with protein sequence MSAIRPLAAVVLTIGLFAATGCTASAPAEPTATASDELSGELTIFAAASLSQAFDELAADFERLHPDLDVRPISYDGSSVLATQLIEGAQADVFASADEKNLAKVADAGLADAGEPFATNVLQIAVAPGNPKGIETLADLAHPGLTVFVCAAEVPCGSAARTLLDTAGVALTPASEEQNVTAVLSKVRSGEADAGLVYATDVRAAGDAVTGVDIEGADAATNVYPIVELAGAQNPDAAQAFVAFVQSDAGRKVLERLGFGAP encoded by the coding sequence ATGAGTGCCATCCGCCCCCTGGCCGCCGTGGTCCTCACGATCGGCCTGTTCGCGGCGACCGGCTGCACGGCATCCGCTCCTGCCGAGCCCACGGCCACCGCATCCGACGAATTGAGCGGCGAGCTGACGATCTTCGCCGCCGCCTCTCTCTCGCAGGCGTTCGACGAGCTCGCCGCCGATTTCGAGCGGCTGCATCCCGATCTCGACGTCCGGCCGATCTCGTACGACGGGTCCTCCGTGCTCGCCACCCAGCTGATCGAAGGCGCTCAGGCCGACGTGTTCGCCTCGGCCGACGAGAAGAACCTGGCGAAGGTGGCGGATGCGGGGCTCGCGGACGCCGGTGAGCCGTTCGCCACGAATGTGCTGCAGATCGCCGTCGCGCCTGGGAACCCCAAGGGCATCGAGACGCTCGCGGATCTCGCGCACCCCGGGCTCACCGTGTTCGTGTGCGCCGCCGAGGTGCCGTGCGGCAGCGCCGCTCGCACCCTGCTCGACACGGCGGGAGTCGCGCTCACCCCCGCGAGCGAGGAGCAGAACGTCACGGCCGTGCTGTCGAAGGTGCGCTCGGGCGAAGCCGATGCGGGGCTCGTGTACGCGACCGACGTCAGGGCCGCAGGCGACGCGGTGACGGGCGTCGACATCGAGGGAGCGGATGCGGCCACCAACGTCTACCCGATCGTCGAACTCGCCGGAGCGCAGAATCCTGATGCGGCGCAGGCGTTCGTCGCGTTCGTGCAGTCGGACGCGGGGCGAAAGGTGCTCGAGCGTCTCGGATTCGGGGCGCCGTGA
- a CDS encoding NCS2 family permease, with protein MMSSHVFNDPETGAVPAPELPPLATGATATVDAEPKNALDRFFEISRRGSTIGREIRGGIVTFVTMAYIVILNPLILGGVADVSGNALDGAQIGAATGLTAGVMTILFGLVARLPFALAAGLGINSFLAVSVVGQVTWPEAMGLVVINGILIVLFGATGIRTAIFNAVPAQLKAAITVGIGLFIAFIGFVDSGFVNRTPGGPPVQLGDGGSITSIPTLIFLIGLVLIGVLVARKVPGGILIGIVASTILAIIAQAAFKLGPSFENPGGWHMTIPEIPTALVTIPDFGLIGQFDLIGSFGRIGALSATMLVFTLVFSNFFDAMGTMTGLAKNAGLAYKDGTFPRLRSAFVVEGLGAVAGGATSTSSNTVYVDSASGIGEGARTGLAAVVVGVLFLLSMFFTPLTLVVPIEVGSAALVVVGAMMMGQIKEIKFTNFAVALPVFLTIVTMPLTYSIANGIGVGFISWALVNSLSGRARKVHWLMWVVAAGFALYFVRGPIETMLAG; from the coding sequence ATGATGTCTTCACATGTCTTCAACGACCCTGAGACCGGCGCGGTCCCCGCGCCGGAACTCCCGCCTCTGGCCACCGGAGCGACCGCCACGGTCGACGCCGAGCCCAAGAACGCCCTCGACCGCTTCTTCGAGATCAGCCGTCGCGGTTCGACGATCGGCCGTGAGATCCGCGGCGGCATCGTCACCTTCGTGACGATGGCCTACATCGTGATCCTCAACCCGCTGATCCTCGGCGGCGTGGCCGACGTCTCGGGGAACGCCCTCGACGGCGCGCAGATCGGCGCCGCCACCGGGCTCACCGCCGGCGTCATGACGATCCTGTTCGGACTCGTCGCGAGACTGCCGTTCGCGCTCGCCGCGGGGCTCGGCATCAACTCGTTCCTCGCCGTCTCCGTCGTGGGCCAGGTGACCTGGCCCGAGGCCATGGGGCTCGTCGTCATCAACGGCATCCTGATCGTCCTGTTCGGGGCCACCGGCATCCGCACCGCGATCTTCAACGCCGTGCCCGCCCAGCTGAAGGCGGCGATCACGGTCGGTATCGGGCTGTTCATCGCGTTCATCGGCTTCGTCGACTCGGGTTTCGTCAACCGCACTCCCGGCGGCCCGCCCGTGCAGCTCGGCGACGGCGGATCGATCACCTCGATCCCGACGCTCATCTTCCTGATCGGCCTCGTGCTGATCGGCGTGCTCGTCGCCCGCAAGGTGCCGGGTGGCATCCTGATCGGCATCGTCGCCTCGACGATCCTCGCGATCATCGCGCAGGCGGCCTTCAAGCTCGGCCCGAGCTTCGAGAATCCGGGCGGCTGGCACATGACGATCCCGGAGATCCCGACCGCGCTCGTCACGATCCCCGACTTCGGGCTGATCGGGCAGTTCGACCTGATCGGATCGTTCGGACGCATCGGAGCCCTGTCGGCCACGATGCTCGTGTTCACACTCGTGTTCTCGAACTTCTTCGACGCCATGGGCACCATGACCGGTCTCGCGAAGAACGCGGGCCTCGCCTACAAGGACGGCACATTCCCGCGGCTGCGCTCGGCCTTCGTCGTCGAGGGTCTCGGCGCCGTGGCTGGAGGTGCGACCTCGACCTCGTCGAACACGGTCTACGTCGACAGCGCTTCGGGCATCGGCGAAGGGGCACGCACGGGGCTGGCTGCGGTTGTGGTGGGAGTGCTGTTCCTGCTCTCGATGTTCTTCACCCCGCTCACGCTCGTCGTGCCGATCGAGGTCGGATCCGCCGCCCTCGTGGTCGTCGGCGCGATGATGATGGGGCAGATCAAGGAGATCAAGTTCACGAACTTCGCCGTCGCGCTGCCGGTCTTCCTCACGATCGTCACGATGCCGCTCACGTACTCGATCGCCAACGGCATCGGTGTCGGCTTCATCTCGTGGGCCCTCGTGAACTCGCTCTCCGGGCGGGCCCGCAAGGTGCACTGGCTCATGTGGGTCGTCGCTGCCGGCTTCGCGCTCTACTTCGTGCGCGGTCCGATCGAGACGATGCTCGCGGGCTGA
- a CDS encoding TOBE domain-containing protein gives MTHFRISEAAHLLGVSDDTVRRWVGDGILVASLDSSGRQVVDGAALADQATRLAGGAADDDPVRRSARNRFTGLVTKIEIDGLMAQVELQSGPHRVVSLMSAEAARELRLEVGSKATAVVKATMVVVETEKQAS, from the coding sequence ATGACGCATTTTCGGATCAGCGAAGCCGCCCATCTGCTGGGTGTGAGCGACGACACCGTGCGCCGCTGGGTCGGCGACGGCATCCTCGTGGCGTCGCTCGACTCCTCAGGTCGCCAGGTGGTCGACGGTGCCGCCCTCGCCGACCAGGCCACGAGGCTCGCCGGAGGCGCGGCCGACGACGACCCGGTGCGCCGCAGCGCGCGGAACCGCTTCACCGGCCTCGTCACCAAGATCGAGATCGACGGGCTGATGGCCCAGGTCGAGCTGCAGAGCGGTCCGCATCGGGTCGTGTCGTTGATGTCGGCCGAGGCGGCGCGCGAGCTGCGCCTCGAGGTGGGCAGCAAGGCGACCGCGGTCGTCAAGGCGACGATGGTCGTCGTCGAGACCGAGAAGCAGGCGTCGTGA
- a CDS encoding nucleotidyltransferase family protein — translation MHHRHAIVLAAGSGTRLGLGPKALLPWNGEVLATRATRAAALAGCSVSIAIGPEASEVRRWLRRRSSSAVAVHVPDAQRGMGVSLRAAVRHLTAAPDRPDAVIVLLVDQPGVDDSVIRRLFDAHRPGRVTRAAWTGAPGNPVVFDTDHLIAAASVATGDSGARVWLSAHPRLIDDIECGDLGSGADVDEPSDLTAWPELG, via the coding sequence ATGCACCACCGTCACGCGATCGTGCTGGCGGCGGGCAGCGGCACCCGTCTGGGGCTCGGTCCCAAAGCGCTCCTGCCGTGGAACGGCGAGGTGCTCGCCACCCGGGCCACACGAGCGGCCGCGCTGGCCGGCTGCAGCGTCTCGATCGCGATCGGCCCGGAGGCGTCGGAGGTGCGTCGTTGGCTGCGTCGCCGCTCGTCCTCCGCGGTCGCGGTGCACGTGCCCGACGCGCAGCGCGGCATGGGCGTCTCGCTGCGCGCGGCGGTCCGCCATCTCACCGCTGCCCCTGACCGACCGGATGCCGTCATCGTGCTGCTCGTGGACCAGCCGGGAGTCGACGACTCCGTCATCCGTCGCCTGTTCGACGCGCACCGGCCCGGCCGTGTGACGCGTGCCGCCTGGACCGGCGCGCCCGGCAATCCCGTGGTCTTCGACACCGACCACCTCATCGCGGCGGCGTCGGTCGCGACGGGCGATTCCGGCGCGAGGGTGTGGCTCTCGGCGCATCCGCGCCTCATCGACGATATCGAGTGCGGAGACCTCGGCTCCGGCGCCGACGTCGACGAGCCGTCCGACCTCACCGCCTGGCCCGAACTCGGCTGA
- a CDS encoding nucleoside deaminase — MSATDSQPTPAEYLSRAVALATENVRDAGGPFGAIVVSADGQVFEGVNRVTANLDPSAHAEVTAIRNACQGLGTFDLTGATLYTSCEPCPMCLATSLWARIDRVYFAASRHDAADAGFDDAVFYRYFEGGPEDRAIMPVGQESLTPDERVAPFTEWNANTSRVDY, encoded by the coding sequence ATGTCCGCCACAGACTCGCAGCCCACTCCGGCCGAGTACCTCTCCCGGGCCGTCGCGCTCGCCACCGAGAACGTCCGTGACGCGGGCGGCCCGTTCGGCGCGATCGTCGTGTCGGCCGACGGACAGGTCTTCGAGGGGGTCAACCGGGTCACGGCGAACCTCGACCCCTCGGCGCACGCCGAGGTCACGGCCATCCGCAACGCGTGCCAAGGGCTCGGCACGTTCGACCTCACGGGGGCCACGCTCTACACGAGCTGCGAGCCCTGCCCGATGTGCCTCGCCACCTCGCTGTGGGCACGCATCGACCGGGTCTACTTCGCCGCCTCCCGCCACGACGCGGCCGACGCCGGCTTCGACGACGCGGTCTTCTACCGATACTTCGAAGGCGGCCCCGAAGACCGGGCCATCATGCCGGTCGGCCAGGAGTCGCTGACGCCCGACGAGCGCGTCGCCCCCTTCACGGAGTGGAACGCCAACACCTCGCGCGTCGACTACTGA